A stretch of Arachis hypogaea cultivar Tifrunner chromosome 15, arahy.Tifrunner.gnm2.J5K5, whole genome shotgun sequence DNA encodes these proteins:
- the LOC114925401 gene encoding uncharacterized protein produces the protein MKKRSPPVATASPLLSYSAAVQPHPAVLPWSPLLLQGKGRGPKLHVRGRRVDAVRRAASLELAVELLRSAVPSIEPEPASPSFIRVLPPPLQGSVVAADVAERRRATTTRSCVPRHCRHRSTATTARVPPPSFQCCRSCPLFPSSFCPASPALKSASTTVKLCWSWCCFWMFGVEACPVLSLLMVLAAAGASAAIKAAWIRNIGFTAFKFFNYG, from the coding sequence aTGAAGAAGAGAAGCCCGCCAGTTGCCACCGCGTCGCCATTACTGAGCTACAGCGCCGCCGTCCAGCCTCATCCCGCCGTGTTACCATGGTCACCGTTGCTGTTGCAAGGAAAGGGGAGAGGGCCGAAGCTGCACGTCCGAGGGAGAAGGGTGGATGCTGTTCGCCGTGCCGCCTCCCTGGAGCTCGCCGTCGAGCTGCTTCGCAGCGCCGTCCCGTCCATAGAGCCAGAGCCCGCGTCGCCGTCGTTCATTCGCGTTCTGCCGCCGCCGCTTCAAGGGTCTGTCGTCGCTGCTGACGTCGCCGAAAGGAGGAGAGCGACCACCACGAGGAGCTGTGTTCCACGCCACTGTCGCCATCGATCCACGGCCACCACCGCGAGGGTTCCGCCGCCGTCGTTCCAATGCTGCCGTTCATGCCCTCTGTTCCCTTCATCGTTCTGTCCAGCATCACCAGCACTGAAGTCAGCTTCTACCACCGTCAAGCTTTGTTGGAGCTGGTGCTGTTTTTGGATGTTTGGAGTGGAGGCTTGCCCAGTTCTGTCTCTGCTCATGGTTCTCGCAGCTGCCGGAGCCTCCGCCGCCATCAAAGCTGCGTGGATTCGTAATATTGGGTTTACCGCATTTAAATTCTTCAATTACGGCTAA